The Providencia sp. PROV188 genome includes a region encoding these proteins:
- a CDS encoding carboxymuconolactone decarboxylase family protein, whose product MSKFTEINQNLLQTMPELAQFIPEVMMHFSNLIAAASTEGVLDKKTKELIAIGIAVANRCDGCVAFHTKALVDLGVTQQELAETLAVAIFMGGGPSVMYATQTWNAYKEFTNHCE is encoded by the coding sequence ATGTCAAAGTTTACTGAAATCAATCAAAACCTACTGCAAACCATGCCGGAGCTGGCTCAATTTATTCCTGAAGTCATGATGCATTTTTCTAACTTAATTGCAGCTGCCTCGACAGAGGGAGTTCTGGATAAAAAAACCAAAGAGCTGATTGCGATTGGTATTGCGGTTGCCAATCGCTGCGATGGCTGCGTTGCTTTTCATACAAAAGCTTTGGTCGATTTAGGAGTAACCCAACAAGAACTTGCTGAAACTTTAGCTGTTGCCATTTTTATGGGGGGAGGCCCTTCAGTTATGTATGCAACTCAGACATGGAATGCGTATAAAGAATTTACCAACCATTGCGAATAA
- a CDS encoding RNA ligase family protein — MNMQSRKYGRTYHYPFSPGTTSDDRINSDWWAHIQNIEQLVHTEKLDGENNCLNRHGVFARSHGAPTQSAWSQQIRQRWQLIKDDLGDIELFGENLYAVHSIEYQHIEDYFYVFAVRQGDYWLSWDEVKFYASLFDFPTVPELHLAIDKTLTAQQYSSGLIAAAGEDSQFIARDTHTGKPCSMEGIVTRNRQGFAVGDFIQHVFKYVRKNHVKTDIHWKRNWQRARLAFEMQGDDQ; from the coding sequence ATGAATATGCAATCAAGGAAGTATGGTAGAACGTATCACTATCCGTTCTCACCGGGCACCACCAGCGACGATCGTATTAATAGCGATTGGTGGGCGCACATCCAAAATATTGAACAACTGGTTCATACTGAAAAACTCGATGGTGAAAATAATTGCCTGAATCGTCACGGCGTATTTGCCCGTTCTCACGGCGCTCCGACCCAGTCGGCATGGTCGCAGCAAATCCGTCAGCGTTGGCAATTAATTAAAGACGATCTGGGTGATATCGAATTGTTTGGTGAAAATCTGTATGCCGTGCACTCCATCGAATATCAACATATCGAAGATTATTTTTACGTGTTTGCGGTGCGCCAAGGGGATTATTGGCTAAGTTGGGATGAAGTGAAGTTTTACGCATCACTGTTTGATTTCCCAACCGTACCTGAGCTTCATTTGGCTATCGATAAAACCCTCACTGCTCAGCAGTACAGCAGCGGATTAATCGCCGCGGCAGGGGAAGATAGCCAATTTATTGCACGAGATACCCATACCGGAAAACCGTGCAGTATGGAAGGTATAGTGACACGCAATCGCCAAGGTTTTGCCGTGGGTGATTTTATCCAGCACGTTTTTAAGTATGTGCGCAAAAACCATGTAAAAACCGATATCCACTGGAAACGAAATTGGCAGCGCGCAAGATTAGCGTTTGAAATGCAAGGAGATGACCAATGA
- the cutA gene encoding divalent-cation tolerance protein CutA, whose amino-acid sequence MTFDDTHYKSQQQPCIVLSTTNSQESAIKIAQHLLNNHLAACVSLLPEMKSVYLWKGNVTEDKEILLLIKSTIGNQQALFDAIKEIHPYEIPELIRLDPNQVEDNYLQWLVNSVR is encoded by the coding sequence ATGACATTTGACGATACTCATTATAAGAGCCAGCAACAACCTTGCATCGTTTTAAGTACGACTAATAGCCAAGAAAGTGCCATAAAAATTGCACAGCACCTGTTGAATAACCATCTTGCTGCCTGTGTTTCATTATTACCCGAAATGAAATCAGTCTATTTGTGGAAAGGAAATGTGACAGAAGATAAAGAAATTCTATTACTGATAAAAAGCACGATTGGTAATCAGCAAGCGCTATTTGATGCAATCAAGGAAATTCATCCCTATGAAATTCCTGAGTTAATTCGTTTAGACCCTAACCAAGTTGAGGATAACTATTTACAATGGCTAGTTAATTCTGTTCGTTAA
- a CDS encoding anion permease yields the protein MNKLTPLKPIPTLIAVAITLIIWFAIPVPEGVNPNAWHLLALFVGTIAAIIGKALPIGGVSIVAISLVAATGVTNPESTKGAIADALSGFSNDLIWLIGISIMVSMSLNKTGLGARIGYYVISLFGKKTIGIAYSLAIAETILAPVTPSNTARGGGIIHPIMRSISDSFGSKAEDGTSGKIGRYLSLVNYNINPITSAMFITATAPNPLIVSLIVSEAGKGNELTWGMWAIAAFVPAIVSLILMPLVIYFMYKPEITSTPDAPNFAKERLQQLGPISLPEMITLGVFILLLMMWAGVPEMLFGPSFSVNATTAAFIGLSVLLGTGVINWDDVLKNKGAWDTVVWFAALVMMASFLGKLGLIKWMSVTVGSSIDSMGISWVWGTLILVLIYVYSHYFFASTTAHITAMFGAFFAAGLALGAPPMLLGLTLAFSSSLMMSLTHYGTGTAPIIFGSGYATLGEWWKAGFVMSVVNLIIWISLGSIWWKFLGYW from the coding sequence ATGAATAAACTGACTCCGTTAAAACCGATACCTACCTTAATCGCGGTCGCGATTACGTTAATTATCTGGTTTGCTATTCCTGTTCCTGAAGGTGTTAATCCGAATGCATGGCATTTATTAGCCCTGTTTGTCGGAACTATCGCTGCGATTATCGGTAAAGCGTTACCGATTGGTGGTGTTTCTATCGTTGCGATTTCCTTGGTGGCCGCGACTGGGGTCACCAATCCTGAATCTACAAAAGGCGCGATTGCAGATGCATTAAGTGGCTTTTCTAATGACCTGATTTGGCTGATTGGTATTTCCATCATGGTCTCCATGAGCTTGAATAAAACGGGGCTGGGAGCGCGTATAGGTTATTACGTTATTTCACTGTTTGGTAAAAAAACCATTGGGATTGCTTATTCGCTGGCCATTGCAGAAACCATTCTTGCGCCTGTGACGCCAAGTAACACTGCGCGAGGCGGGGGAATTATTCACCCGATTATGCGTTCGATTTCAGACAGTTTTGGTTCTAAGGCAGAAGACGGTACTTCCGGGAAAATAGGGCGCTACCTCTCTTTAGTGAACTATAATATCAACCCAATTACCTCCGCGATGTTTATTACAGCAACGGCACCGAACCCGCTGATTGTCAGCTTAATTGTCAGCGAAGCGGGTAAAGGTAATGAGCTAACTTGGGGAATGTGGGCGATTGCGGCATTTGTACCGGCGATTGTTTCTCTGATTTTAATGCCACTGGTTATCTACTTTATGTATAAGCCAGAAATTACCTCTACACCGGATGCTCCTAATTTTGCCAAAGAACGTTTACAGCAATTAGGACCAATTTCATTGCCTGAAATGATCACATTAGGGGTTTTTATCCTGTTATTAATGATGTGGGCAGGGGTTCCTGAAATGTTGTTTGGTCCATCATTCAGCGTGAATGCAACCACGGCAGCCTTTATTGGTCTGAGCGTATTATTGGGCACTGGGGTTATTAACTGGGATGATGTCCTGAAAAATAAAGGGGCATGGGATACCGTTGTCTGGTTCGCCGCACTGGTGATGATGGCTAGCTTCTTAGGTAAATTAGGTCTTATTAAGTGGATGTCTGTCACGGTAGGAAGCTCTATCGATAGCATGGGAATTAGTTGGGTTTGGGGTACCTTAATTTTGGTACTAATCTATGTTTACTCTCACTATTTCTTCGCCAGTACAACTGCGCACATTACCGCAATGTTCGGGGCTTTCTTTGCGGCGGGTCTTGCATTAGGCGCACCGCCAATGCTGTTAGGTTTAACCTTAGCATTCTCCTCATCCTTAATGATGTCATTAACTCACTACGGCACGGGTACGGCACCAATTATCTTCGGTTCGGGCTATGCCACACTGGGCGAATGGTGGAAAGCGGGCTTTGTGATGAGCGTTGTTAACTTAATTATTTGGATCAGTTTAGGAAGTATTTGGTGGAAATTCCTTGGTTACTGGTAA
- a CDS encoding NADH:flavin oxidoreductase/NADH oxidase, protein MSYLFSPANLGQVQLTNRIIVPPMCQYSAHEGLISPWHQAHYMNLALSGASLVIVEASAVNPDGRITYQDLGLWNDAQMQAFKTLLTNIKSFANAKLGIQIAHAGRKASCALPWEGGQNLAPDDLHGWQTVAPSALPFGDSYSPKALTINEIHEITQQFVDSAKRAEQAGFDLIEIHAAHGYLLHEFLSPISNQRQDEYGGSFVNRTRFLVDVFREVRAAVNPNIAVGIRISATDWVAGGWDLAQSIELTEVLEELGCDYIHVSSGGLSDKQQIPVSPNYQVPLAQAIHEHTDMPVIAVGLITEPHQAEAIIATGQADFIAIGRGILYEPRWPWRAASVLNEQINVAPQYLRCAPHQFKQLFK, encoded by the coding sequence ATGAGTTACCTATTTTCACCTGCTAACTTAGGTCAAGTTCAGCTAACTAACCGTATTATTGTGCCACCTATGTGCCAATACTCCGCACATGAAGGTCTCATCAGCCCTTGGCATCAGGCTCATTATATGAACCTTGCCTTATCCGGCGCTTCCCTTGTGATTGTCGAAGCTAGTGCTGTAAACCCCGATGGACGAATTACTTACCAAGATTTAGGATTATGGAATGACGCTCAGATGCAGGCGTTCAAAACCCTATTAACGAATATCAAGAGTTTTGCCAATGCAAAATTAGGTATTCAAATTGCCCATGCAGGCAGAAAAGCATCCTGCGCACTACCGTGGGAAGGCGGGCAAAACTTAGCGCCAGACGATCTACATGGTTGGCAAACCGTCGCACCATCCGCTCTGCCTTTTGGCGACAGCTATTCACCAAAGGCTCTCACCATCAATGAGATCCACGAAATAACGCAACAGTTTGTTGATTCAGCAAAACGTGCTGAACAAGCAGGTTTTGATTTAATTGAGATCCATGCGGCTCATGGCTATTTACTGCATGAATTCCTATCTCCTATCTCCAACCAACGACAAGATGAATATGGTGGCAGTTTTGTTAACCGTACTCGATTTTTAGTGGATGTGTTCCGTGAAGTACGTGCGGCGGTCAATCCAAATATTGCTGTCGGTATCCGTATTTCTGCAACAGATTGGGTTGCAGGGGGCTGGGATCTGGCTCAATCCATCGAACTCACTGAAGTGCTAGAAGAATTAGGGTGCGATTATATCCACGTTTCTTCCGGTGGATTATCAGACAAGCAACAGATCCCGGTCAGCCCAAATTACCAAGTACCACTGGCGCAAGCTATTCATGAACATACCGATATGCCAGTTATTGCTGTGGGGCTGATCACCGAGCCTCACCAAGCGGAAGCGATTATTGCGACTGGGCAAGCTGACTTTATTGCGATTGGTCGTGGCATTTTATATGAACCACGCTGGCCATGGCGTGCCGCCAGTGTGCTCAATGAACAAATTAATGTGGCACCACAATATTTACGCTGTGCTCCACATCAATTTAAACAGCTATTTAAATAA
- a CDS encoding VanW family protein gives MRKPLSSYHPILYWLRVNQKRLLRRWHWAFSGRKYTRNLAEQPLEYRYHKHTSRLIRKLGQSDLRLQHNKVINLGIAIETMNGVTISPGEYFSFCRLVGKPTAKRGFVEGMELSYGEARSGIGGGICQLSNLIHWMAMHSPLQVVERANHSFDPFPDEGRVLPFGSGAAIFYNYIDLVLYNPTQAIFQLVFKIGEHQIEGELLCSEPRENKYHIYQQNHKFVREHGVIYRHNEIWQQITTKGQEPLTLSDRCLYRNKVVVKYPLDESQLSDAG, from the coding sequence ATGCGCAAACCACTTTCTTCCTATCATCCTATCTTGTATTGGCTGCGCGTGAATCAAAAGCGGCTACTTAGGCGCTGGCACTGGGCATTTTCAGGGCGCAAATATACCCGCAATTTAGCGGAGCAACCGCTGGAATACCGTTACCATAAACACACATCGCGCCTTATCCGCAAATTGGGGCAATCAGACCTTCGACTACAACATAACAAAGTGATAAACCTCGGAATTGCGATTGAAACAATGAACGGCGTTACCATCTCGCCGGGGGAATACTTCTCATTTTGTCGCCTTGTGGGAAAACCCACGGCTAAACGCGGATTTGTGGAAGGAATGGAACTTTCTTACGGAGAAGCCCGCAGCGGGATTGGCGGAGGAATTTGCCAACTCAGCAATTTAATCCACTGGATGGCGATGCATTCACCATTGCAAGTGGTGGAACGCGCCAATCACAGTTTTGACCCATTTCCCGATGAAGGGCGAGTTTTGCCATTTGGATCAGGTGCCGCTATCTTCTATAACTATATCGACCTTGTGTTGTATAACCCCACTCAAGCGATATTTCAGTTAGTGTTTAAAATTGGTGAGCACCAAATTGAAGGGGAGCTACTGTGTTCAGAACCCCGCGAAAATAAATACCATATTTACCAACAAAATCATAAGTTTGTTCGGGAACACGGCGTGATTTATCGCCATAATGAAATTTGGCAGCAAATCACCACCAAAGGGCAGGAGCCGCTCACACTCAGCGACCGCTGTTTGTACCGCAATAAAGTGGTGGTGAAATACCCACTGGATGAATCTCAATTGAGTGATGCGGGTTAA
- a CDS encoding AAA family ATPase: MSWQLTKQREWSQLAEQFEFVRDMHGVPQDAIHHAEGDVAIHTQMVLAALEGLPEYQQLPEAQQQIVWTAALLHDVEKRSTTREEEGRIRSPGHAKKGELSARHILFREVETPFAVREQIATLVRFHGLPLWLMDKPDPERALYAASLRVEMSLLCMLAKADAIGRECEDKADLLARIELFELFCREHDCWDQPKAFASLAGRFHYFHTQRGTPDYQPFDEDGSEVIMLCGLPGMGKDHFIQQHYPQTPMVCLDEIRRIHKISPADKNAQGWVAQQAKEQAKVYLRSKQDFIWNATSLSASLRESMISLFARYQAKVHLIYLEVPYKQWQQQNRQRKYAVPENVMERMAGKLEIPTPDEAHQVSYFINGEFLSEPVK, encoded by the coding sequence ATGAGTTGGCAACTAACAAAACAACGAGAATGGTCACAACTTGCTGAACAGTTTGAATTTGTGCGTGATATGCATGGCGTCCCTCAAGATGCGATACACCATGCGGAAGGGGATGTGGCTATCCATACTCAAATGGTATTAGCTGCGCTGGAAGGCTTACCGGAATATCAGCAATTACCTGAAGCGCAACAGCAGATTGTCTGGACAGCTGCGCTCTTGCACGATGTGGAAAAGCGCAGCACCACTCGAGAAGAAGAGGGGCGAATTCGCTCACCAGGACACGCAAAAAAAGGCGAGTTATCCGCTCGCCATATCCTGTTTCGTGAAGTGGAAACGCCATTTGCTGTCCGCGAGCAGATTGCCACATTAGTACGCTTTCACGGTTTGCCATTATGGTTGATGGATAAGCCTGACCCAGAGCGAGCGTTATACGCCGCCTCATTACGGGTCGAAATGTCTTTGCTGTGTATGTTAGCGAAAGCGGATGCGATTGGTCGTGAATGTGAAGACAAAGCGGACTTATTAGCTCGCATCGAGCTATTTGAACTGTTTTGCCGTGAGCATGATTGCTGGGATCAGCCGAAAGCTTTCGCGTCATTGGCGGGGCGTTTTCACTATTTCCACACTCAGCGTGGGACGCCGGATTATCAACCATTTGATGAAGACGGTAGCGAAGTGATTATGCTGTGTGGCTTGCCGGGAATGGGGAAAGACCATTTTATTCAACAACATTACCCACAAACGCCGATGGTATGCTTGGATGAAATTCGCCGAATTCATAAAATCAGCCCAGCGGATAAAAATGCCCAAGGTTGGGTCGCGCAGCAAGCGAAAGAACAGGCGAAAGTTTATTTGCGTAGTAAACAAGATTTTATCTGGAATGCGACATCGCTAAGTGCCTCACTGCGCGAAAGCATGATTAGCCTATTTGCTCGCTACCAAGCCAAAGTGCATCTGATTTATCTGGAAGTGCCGTATAAGCAGTGGCAGCAGCAAAATCGTCAGCGCAAATATGCGGTTCCGGAAAATGTGATGGAAAGAATGGCGGGGAAACTGGAAATACCGACCCCTGATGAAGCTCATCAAGTTTCCTATTTTATCAATGGTGAATTTTTGAGTGAGCCGGTGAAGTAA
- a CDS encoding CitMHS family transporter has translation MLTIIGILIIVTIVTLLMMGKASPIIAMSCIPFIGALLAGYSIGEISVFFESGINKVAKVAAMFLFAILFFSMMKDLHIFDPLIRMMVKMTRGNVIIVCIMTTLIAGVVHLDGSGAATFLIIIPALLPLYRQLGMSPYLMLLLMCASMGIMNMVPWGGPLGRASAVTGIDASTLWQGLIPVQLIGMGGAVVFAIIMGMREKRRIAAAALNGTTPYQMDSLLGESEQIADVVDIAHKPKKPLINGGLIVGAIICLAFGLLSAPYVFMIALSLALLINYPNPKEQMKVLSLHAPQALGMVAIILAAGAFLGILSDGGMLKSIAMDLTSILPTEWVSKIHIFVGILGVPMDIFTSTDAYYFALLPIIQQIAATAGVDPSAVVYAMAIGNNAGTFVSPFSPAAWLAMGLAGIDMGRHLRYSFGWIWVFSFFTLAVGGVLGLY, from the coding sequence GTGTTAACAATTATTGGTATTTTAATCATCGTGACAATCGTCACTTTACTGATGATGGGTAAAGCTAGCCCAATTATTGCAATGTCTTGTATTCCTTTTATTGGTGCACTGTTAGCGGGATATTCTATTGGTGAAATCTCGGTCTTTTTCGAAAGCGGCATTAATAAAGTGGCAAAAGTGGCAGCGATGTTTTTGTTTGCCATTTTGTTCTTCAGCATGATGAAGGACTTACATATTTTTGACCCACTGATCCGCATGATGGTCAAAATGACCCGTGGTAATGTGATTATCGTCTGTATCATGACCACGCTAATCGCGGGGGTAGTGCACTTAGATGGCTCTGGCGCCGCAACATTTTTAATTATTATTCCTGCATTATTACCGCTATACCGACAATTAGGTATGAGTCCATACCTAATGTTGCTGCTGATGTGCGCAAGTATGGGGATCATGAATATGGTGCCGTGGGGTGGACCATTAGGTCGTGCGTCAGCGGTAACAGGTATCGATGCCTCTACACTATGGCAAGGTTTAATTCCCGTGCAATTGATTGGTATGGGTGGCGCGGTGGTATTTGCCATTATTATGGGAATGCGTGAAAAGCGTCGCATTGCTGCGGCCGCGTTAAATGGCACTACGCCGTATCAAATGGATTCACTGTTAGGCGAAAGTGAGCAAATCGCAGATGTGGTTGATATTGCCCATAAACCTAAAAAGCCATTAATTAATGGTGGATTAATTGTAGGGGCGATTATCTGTTTAGCATTCGGGCTACTTTCAGCTCCATACGTATTTATGATTGCGCTTTCTTTGGCGTTATTAATTAACTACCCAAATCCCAAAGAGCAGATGAAGGTGCTCTCCCTGCACGCCCCACAGGCGTTAGGTATGGTGGCCATTATTCTTGCAGCGGGCGCGTTTCTCGGCATCTTATCCGATGGTGGAATGTTGAAATCCATCGCAATGGATCTGACATCAATTCTGCCAACGGAATGGGTATCAAAAATTCATATTTTTGTGGGTATCCTCGGCGTACCAATGGATATTTTCACTAGTACTGACGCTTACTATTTTGCATTGCTGCCAATTATTCAGCAAATTGCTGCGACGGCAGGGGTTGATCCTTCAGCGGTGGTGTACGCTATGGCGATAGGGAATAACGCGGGTACGTTTGTGAGCCCGTTCTCACCGGCAGCATGGCTGGCGATGGGGCTGGCGGGAATTGATATGGGGCGTCATTTGCGGTATTCGTTCGGGTGGATTTGGGTGTTCAGTTTCTTTACGCTAGCCGTCGGGGGGGTTTTAGGTCTCTATTGA
- the betB gene encoding betaine-aldehyde dehydrogenase, producing the protein MQHPPIHKLYIHGGYVDSSQPECGQFEAINPANGDVIAHLQSASIDDIHWAVESAKQGQKIWAAMTAMERSRILRRAVDILRERNDELAYLETLNTGKPLSETRFVDIVTGADVLEYYAGLIPALEGQQIPLRETSFVYTRREPLGVVAGIGAWNYPIQIALWKSAPALAAGNAMVFKPSEVTSLTALKLAEIYTEAGLPAGVFNVVTGMGGEVGQWLTEHPDIAKISFTGGVPTGKKVMSNASSSSLKEVTMELGGKSPLIIFDDADLDKAADIAMMANFYSSGQVCTNGTRVFIPENLKATFEAKIAQRVARIRIGSPTDENTNFGPLVSFKHLDNVLRYIEIGKAQGATVLCGGERLMTESLANGAYVAPTVFTDCTDEMQITQEEIFGPVMSILSYLTEDEVIERANHSIYGLAAGIVTQDLARAHRVIHQLEAGICWINTWGESPAQMPVGGYKHSGVGRENGLMTLQNYTQIKSIQVELGEFSSIF; encoded by the coding sequence ATGCAACATCCACCGATTCATAAGCTTTACATTCATGGCGGATATGTCGACAGTTCACAACCTGAATGCGGGCAGTTTGAGGCAATCAACCCAGCCAATGGCGACGTGATTGCACATTTGCAATCAGCTAGCATCGACGATATTCACTGGGCGGTGGAGAGTGCAAAACAGGGGCAAAAAATTTGGGCGGCAATGACCGCGATGGAGCGCTCACGTATTTTGCGCCGTGCCGTGGATATTTTACGTGAACGTAATGATGAACTCGCCTATTTAGAAACCCTCAATACGGGGAAGCCACTTTCTGAAACGCGCTTTGTGGATATTGTGACGGGCGCGGATGTTCTTGAATACTATGCAGGCTTGATCCCCGCTCTAGAAGGGCAGCAAATTCCGCTACGTGAAACCTCGTTTGTCTATACTCGTCGTGAACCATTGGGGGTTGTTGCGGGGATTGGCGCATGGAACTATCCCATTCAAATTGCGTTATGGAAATCCGCACCGGCACTGGCAGCGGGTAACGCCATGGTATTTAAGCCCAGCGAAGTTACCTCATTAACCGCATTAAAGCTGGCGGAAATCTACACTGAAGCGGGCTTACCTGCGGGGGTGTTTAACGTGGTAACGGGAATGGGCGGTGAAGTGGGTCAATGGCTAACAGAGCATCCTGATATTGCCAAAATCTCATTTACCGGCGGCGTCCCGACGGGGAAAAAAGTAATGTCGAATGCCTCTAGCTCAAGCCTTAAAGAGGTCACCATGGAGCTGGGCGGAAAATCACCGCTGATTATTTTCGATGATGCCGATTTAGACAAAGCCGCGGATATCGCCATGATGGCAAATTTTTACAGCTCTGGGCAAGTGTGTACCAATGGGACGCGGGTGTTTATCCCAGAAAACCTGAAAGCCACCTTTGAAGCCAAAATCGCACAGCGCGTTGCTCGCATTCGTATTGGTTCACCAACCGATGAAAATACCAATTTTGGGCCTTTAGTCAGCTTCAAGCATCTGGACAATGTGCTGCGCTATATCGAGATTGGTAAGGCGCAAGGGGCGACCGTGTTATGTGGTGGTGAGCGTCTGATGACTGAGTCGCTGGCAAACGGCGCGTATGTGGCACCGACGGTGTTTACTGATTGCACAGATGAAATGCAAATCACCCAAGAAGAGATTTTTGGTCCTGTAATGAGCATTCTAAGCTACCTCACAGAAGACGAGGTCATTGAGCGAGCAAATCACTCGATTTATGGTTTAGCCGCAGGAATTGTCACGCAAGATCTCGCCCGTGCTCATCGCGTTATTCACCAATTAGAAGCGGGAATTTGTTGGATCAACACCTGGGGAGAATCCCCTGCGCAAATGCCAGTGGGGGGTTATAAACACTCTGGTGTAGGGCGCGAAAATGGTCTGATGACGCTACAAAATTACACTCAAATCAAATCCATTCAAGTTGAACTCGGAGAGTTTTCATCCATTTTTTAA
- the betA gene encoding choline dehydrogenase: protein MVYDYIIIGAGSAGNVLATRLTEDTDVTVLLLEAGGPDHRFDFRTQMPAALAYPLQGRRYNWAYETEPEPHMNNRRMECGRGKGLGGSSLINGMCYIRGNAMDFDGWAQAPGLEDWAYANCLPYFRKAETRDIGGNDYHGDQGPVSVTTPKSHNNVLFHAMVEAGVQAGYPKTEDLNGYQQEGFGPMDRTVTPKGRRASTARGYLDQARTRKNLTIVTHATTDTIEFEGKKAVSVKYYLGKHQQVQVAKARKEVLLCAGAIASPQILQRSGVGPKAVLAQFEIPPVHYLEGVGENLQDHLEMYLQYECKQPVSLYPALKWFNQPMIGAQWLFKGTGIGASNQFEAGGFIRSSEKFAWPNIQFHFLPVAINYNGSNAVNQHGFQAHVGSMRSPSRGRVQIKSRDPHQHPSILFNYMSCEQDWEEFRAAIRITREIMAQPALDPYRGEEISPGKHIVTDEQLDQFVRERAETAFHPCGTCKMGSDAMAVVDGEGRVHGIDNLRVIDASIMPLIITGNLNATTIMIAEKIADKIRGREPLAPSQAPYFNAGSQVVRAG from the coding sequence ATGGTCTATGACTACATTATTATCGGTGCTGGTTCAGCCGGTAACGTTCTTGCTACCCGCCTGACAGAAGATACTGATGTTACTGTGCTGCTCCTTGAAGCAGGAGGACCGGATCACCGGTTCGATTTTCGCACACAAATGCCAGCGGCATTAGCATACCCACTTCAGGGGCGCCGTTATAACTGGGCGTATGAAACAGAGCCTGAGCCCCATATGAATAACCGCCGTATGGAATGTGGGCGCGGTAAAGGGCTTGGCGGCTCTTCATTGATTAACGGCATGTGCTATATCCGTGGAAATGCCATGGACTTTGATGGCTGGGCGCAAGCACCGGGGCTTGAAGATTGGGCTTATGCCAACTGTTTGCCATATTTTCGTAAAGCAGAAACCCGCGATATTGGTGGAAATGATTACCACGGCGATCAAGGCCCCGTGAGTGTGACGACGCCAAAATCCCACAATAATGTGCTATTCCACGCGATGGTTGAAGCTGGCGTTCAAGCGGGTTATCCGAAAACAGAGGATTTAAACGGTTACCAGCAAGAAGGGTTCGGTCCGATGGATCGTACGGTGACGCCAAAAGGTCGTCGTGCGAGTACCGCCAGAGGGTATCTAGACCAAGCTCGCACCCGTAAAAACTTGACGATAGTTACCCATGCCACTACGGATACCATTGAGTTTGAAGGGAAAAAAGCGGTGTCTGTGAAGTATTATTTAGGAAAGCATCAGCAAGTGCAGGTGGCGAAGGCGCGCAAAGAAGTCTTATTATGCGCTGGGGCTATCGCCTCCCCGCAAATATTGCAGCGCTCCGGTGTCGGCCCTAAAGCGGTATTAGCGCAGTTTGAGATCCCTCCCGTTCATTATCTGGAAGGTGTGGGTGAAAATTTGCAAGACCATTTGGAAATGTACTTGCAATATGAATGTAAGCAACCCGTTTCCCTGTATCCCGCATTGAAATGGTTTAATCAGCCGATGATTGGTGCGCAGTGGTTATTTAAAGGTACCGGTATTGGTGCCAGTAATCAGTTTGAAGCGGGTGGGTTTATTCGTAGCAGTGAAAAATTTGCATGGCCAAATATTCAATTTCACTTTCTGCCGGTGGCGATTAACTACAATGGTAGTAATGCGGTGAATCAACACGGTTTTCAGGCACATGTGGGTTCTATGCGTTCACCTAGCCGAGGTCGAGTGCAGATAAAATCTCGTGACCCGCATCAACACCCTAGCATCTTGTTTAATTACATGTCTTGTGAGCAGGATTGGGAAGAGTTTCGCGCAGCGATTCGTATCACGCGGGAAATTATGGCTCAACCCGCGTTAGACCCGTATCGAGGTGAGGAAATTAGCCCCGGCAAGCATATTGTCACCGATGAGCAACTTGATCAGTTTGTACGAGAACGCGCGGAAACTGCGTTTCATCCTTGTGGAACGTGCAAAATGGGCTCGGATGCTATGGCGGTCGTCGATGGTGAAGGGCGTGTCCATGGGATTGATAACCTACGAGTGATTGATGCATCCATTATGCCGCTGATTATTACAGGCAATTTAAATGCCACAACCATTATGATTGCGGAAAAAATAGCGGACAAAATTCGCGGTCGAGAGCCATTAGCACCCAGCCAGGCTCCCTATTTTAACGCTGGTAGCCAGGTGGTTAGAGCGGGCTAA
- a CDS encoding lipoprotein, which translates to MKKTALVLGMAGMMALLSACSDEKKEIAEYRSEFVNNCVKAAGESDTETAQAISAICGCAYDKTVEKYGLKEFKRLDSELQKSPAAAPEFQQTMISFVQECATNAR; encoded by the coding sequence ATGAAAAAGACAGCATTAGTATTGGGTATGGCGGGTATGATGGCATTGTTGTCAGCGTGTTCAGACGAGAAAAAAGAGATTGCAGAGTATCGTTCTGAGTTCGTAAACAACTGTGTAAAAGCAGCGGGCGAATCTGATACAGAAACAGCACAAGCTATTAGCGCAATCTGTGGCTGTGCTTATGATAAAACTGTTGAAAAATATGGTTTAAAAGAATTTAAGCGTTTAGACAGTGAACTGCAAAAATCACCTGCTGCTGCGCCTGAATTCCAACAAACTATGATTTCATTTGTTCAAGAGTGTGCAACTAACGCGCGTTAA